In Candidatus Omnitrophota bacterium, the following proteins share a genomic window:
- a CDS encoding UDP-N-acetylmuramoyl-L-alanyl-D-glutamate--2,6-diaminopimelate ligase — protein sequence MKLKEVLEGLVIDYAPIFKDVEILGLTDYSKQCKPGFIFIAVQGNSQDGTSFIKEAIERGATVVIYNISVSLIEFIKKYKDVIFIGVKDTRYILAQLAANFYKRPSSRIKVIGVTGTNGKTTTTYLIESILKSMGFKTGLIGTINYRFGQRIIPALNTTPGALQLQELLFHMEHDGIEYVVMEVSSHGLQQGRVDAIDFKAGIFTNITTDHLDYHGDFDNYFNAKAKLFEKLSQSAWAIINMDDTKGKDMLMRTSAKTITYAINNPADVEAYEISLKREGSHFWVGTPYGEMEIKTSLLGMHNVYNILAAISLGITENFALDKIKEGIEKISYVSGRLEPVYVGQPFQVFIDYAHTDDALKNVLSSLKTLAKGRIIIVFGCGGDRCKEKRPLMGKVASELADFIILTTDNPRSEEPEAIIRDIESGFPEGFKQYQIILDRYAAIKEAIFIAEENDIVLIAGKGHEPYQIFKNITVPFDDRLVAKELLLESISSRCK from the coding sequence TTATTTTTATCGCTGTACAGGGAAACTCTCAGGATGGGACATCTTTTATTAAAGAAGCGATAGAACGAGGTGCAACGGTAGTTATTTATAATATTTCTGTTTCCTTGATTGAGTTTATTAAGAAATATAAAGATGTTATCTTTATCGGGGTGAAGGATACAAGGTATATATTGGCACAATTAGCAGCTAATTTTTATAAACGCCCTTCTTCTAGGATTAAAGTTATTGGTGTAACGGGGACTAATGGTAAAACTACTACTACTTACCTTATAGAAAGTATTTTAAAATCTATGGGATTCAAAACGGGGTTGATTGGGACAATTAACTATCGTTTTGGGCAACGTATAATTCCTGCTTTAAATACCACACCCGGAGCACTTCAACTACAGGAATTACTTTTCCACATGGAACATGACGGGATAGAGTATGTGGTTATGGAAGTTTCTTCCCATGGTTTACAACAGGGAAGAGTTGACGCCATAGATTTCAAAGCAGGGATATTTACTAATATTACTACAGACCATCTTGATTACCATGGAGATTTTGATAATTATTTCAATGCCAAGGCAAAACTTTTTGAAAAGCTTAGTCAATCTGCATGGGCTATAATTAATATGGATGATACGAAAGGAAAAGATATGCTTATGCGCACTTCTGCTAAAACTATTACTTACGCTATAAATAATCCTGCTGATGTTGAAGCATATGAAATATCTTTGAAGAGAGAAGGAAGCCATTTTTGGGTTGGGACACCTTATGGAGAGATGGAGATTAAAACTTCACTATTGGGGATGCATAATGTGTATAATATACTTGCGGCGATATCTCTTGGAATAACAGAAAATTTTGCTTTAGATAAAATAAAAGAGGGCATAGAGAAAATTTCTTATGTAAGTGGGAGGCTAGAGCCTGTTTATGTAGGCCAACCATTTCAGGTATTTATAGATTATGCTCATACCGATGACGCGCTTAAGAATGTACTTTCTTCTCTCAAGACACTTGCTAAAGGTAGAATAATAATTGTTTTTGGATGTGGAGGGGATAGATGCAAGGAAAAAAGGCCTTTGATGGGTAAAGTAGCTTCAGAGTTAGCAGATTTTATAATTCTTACCACTGATAATCCTCGTTCGGAAGAGCCTGAAGCAATCATTAGAGATATAGAGAGTGGTTTCCCGGAGGGGTTTAAGCAATATCAGATAATTTTAGACCGCTATGCAGCAATAAAAGAAGCAATATTTATCGCAGAAGAAAATGATATCGTGCTTATTGCGGGCAAAGGACACGAGCCCTATCAGATATTTAAGAATATCACCGTTCCTTTTGATGACCGTCTTGTGGCTAAAGAACTTCTTTTAGAAAGTATTTCTTCAAGATGTAAATAA
- the murD gene encoding UDP-N-acetylmuramoyl-L-alanine--D-glutamate ligase: MDLNVGGFCNKKVLVLGLGKSGLSAAKTLKKIGAEVWISEIQETPYLRNLAYQLKEEGFQVELGRHSPNFVELKDLIVISPGIPSTISLLERAKNNCIPIISEIELGYFLSPSPIIAITGTNGKTTVTTLIGKVLERAGIPNVVCGNIGNPFTGELDKLTPNSYVVLEVSSFQLENINAFKPYIAVVLNITPDHLDRYSSFAEYIKAKEKIFVNQTASDYLILNYEDPITRNFADKTKAKVLFFNDDDNQSLTDNQKAILKICSVLGISKELTLSIFRDFQGLPHRCEFVAEFGGVKFINDSKATNIHSTRYSLSSFRQKVILIAGGKDKGQDFTIISDWLQEKVKYLILIGEGAEKIEKAVAGRMPVEKFKRLEEAVDYAYLIAKESDIVLLSPMCASFDMFENYEHRGIVFKNIVLNLKKTLCAK, translated from the coding sequence ATGGATTTAAATGTTGGGGGTTTTTGTAACAAAAAAGTTTTAGTTTTAGGTTTGGGGAAGAGTGGACTTTCGGCGGCAAAAACTTTAAAGAAAATAGGGGCAGAGGTTTGGATAAGCGAGATTCAGGAGACCCCCTACTTAAGAAACCTTGCATATCAGTTGAAAGAAGAAGGGTTTCAGGTAGAGCTTGGAAGACACTCCCCCAATTTTGTAGAATTAAAGGACTTGATTGTAATCAGCCCTGGTATTCCTTCCACTATTTCATTATTAGAAAGAGCAAAAAACAACTGTATTCCCATAATCAGCGAGATAGAATTGGGATATTTCCTTTCCCCGTCCCCAATTATCGCCATCACCGGCACAAATGGTAAAACTACGGTAACTACCCTTATAGGTAAGGTGTTAGAGAGAGCAGGAATACCTAATGTGGTTTGTGGTAATATTGGTAATCCTTTCACAGGGGAACTGGATAAGTTAACCCCCAATAGTTATGTAGTACTAGAGGTCAGTTCTTTCCAGTTAGAAAATATTAATGCCTTTAAGCCATACATTGCGGTAGTTTTGAATATTACACCTGACCATCTTGACCGTTACAGTTCTTTTGCAGAATATATTAAAGCTAAGGAAAAGATTTTTGTAAATCAGACCGCATCGGATTATTTAATTCTTAATTATGAAGACCCCATTACCAGAAATTTTGCTGATAAAACTAAGGCAAAGGTTTTATTTTTTAATGATGATGATAACCAGAGCCTTACGGATAATCAAAAAGCAATTCTTAAAATTTGTTCTGTTTTGGGTATCTCCAAAGAGTTGACCCTTTCTATATTTCGAGATTTTCAAGGGCTTCCTCATCGGTGCGAATTTGTTGCAGAATTTGGTGGTGTTAAATTCATAAATGATTCAAAAGCCACCAACATTCATTCAACCCGTTATAGTTTAAGTTCCTTTAGACAAAAAGTAATTCTAATTGCGGGAGGAAAAGATAAAGGACAAGATTTTACAATTATCTCCGATTGGCTTCAGGAAAAAGTCAAATATCTTATTCTTATTGGAGAAGGAGCGGAAAAGATAGAGAAGGCAGTGGCAGGGAGGATGCCAGTAGAAAAATTTAAGCGTTTAGAAGAAGCAGTTGACTACGCTTATTTGATTGCTAAAGAAAGCGATATAGTATTGCTTTCTCCGATGTGTGCAAGTTTTGATATGTTTGAAAATTATGAACACCGCGGAATAGTTTTTAAGAATATAGTTTTGAATTTGAAGAAGACATTATGCGCGAAATAA
- the murC gene encoding UDP-N-acetylmuramate--L-alanine ligase → MLNRFRRIHFVGIGGIGMSGLAKVLFELGYEVSGSDKVDNFYIHKLREIGIRVFIGHKKTNIEDDVRLVIYSSSISFDNPELTSAKERGIPILHRSEVLSFLFQSRIGIAVAGAHGKTTVSALLTHLLCEANFSPTAIVGGWINQYDTNAWLGRGNFLVAESDESDGSFTRLSPVYSIVNNVDFEHLDYYKNDINKIVKAYELFISRTRDMGCVFYCYDDPYLRKIMNRVPLRSISYGFSRESDVYPSNIVLNANQVEFECIYLGNNVGSFNLQVPGRHNVLNAQVAIAFGRELNISWDKIKHALSSYEGTRRRFQIRKYEPVMVVDDYAHHPNEIKATLEAACTFKKNRIITVFQPHRYTRIFYLRDKFADAFTLADKLLVTDIYSADEKPIKGVNGCMLYEEIVKKVGNAKDILFLKREKIIPYLLNTVKKDDLVLILGAGDITKVTDELLRRLDIRC, encoded by the coding sequence ATGTTAAATAGATTTAGAAGAATTCATTTTGTAGGCATAGGTGGAATAGGTATGAGTGGTTTGGCAAAAGTTCTATTTGAATTAGGTTATGAAGTTAGTGGTTCAGATAAAGTAGATAATTTTTACATTCATAAATTACGAGAAATAGGAATTAGGGTTTTTATTGGGCATAAAAAAACTAACATAGAAGACGATGTAAGATTAGTAATATATTCATCTTCTATATCTTTTGATAATCCGGAATTAACCAGTGCAAAAGAAAGAGGCATTCCTATTCTGCATCGTTCTGAGGTCCTGTCTTTTCTCTTTCAATCAAGGATAGGTATAGCAGTAGCAGGGGCACATGGTAAAACTACTGTGTCGGCTTTATTGACGCATCTTCTCTGTGAAGCAAATTTTTCACCTACTGCCATAGTGGGAGGATGGATTAATCAGTACGATACAAATGCATGGTTAGGTAGAGGTAATTTCCTTGTGGCAGAGTCTGATGAAAGTGATGGTTCATTCACAAGGCTTTCGCCTGTCTATTCAATAGTTAACAATGTTGATTTTGAACATCTTGATTATTATAAGAATGATATAAATAAAATAGTTAAAGCCTACGAGCTTTTTATAAGCAGAACACGTGATATGGGTTGTGTATTTTACTGTTATGACGATCCCTATCTTAGAAAGATTATGAATAGGGTTCCTTTACGTTCTATTAGTTATGGATTTAGTCGAGAATCAGATGTTTACCCTTCTAATATAGTTCTTAACGCTAATCAGGTAGAATTTGAATGTATTTATTTGGGTAATAATGTAGGAAGTTTCAATCTGCAGGTTCCTGGTAGACACAATGTTTTAAATGCTCAAGTAGCAATTGCTTTTGGAAGAGAGTTAAATATAAGTTGGGATAAAATAAAACATGCTTTGTCTTCTTATGAAGGAACAAGACGCAGATTTCAGATAAGAAAATACGAACCCGTAATGGTTGTTGATGATTATGCCCATCACCCCAACGAGATAAAGGCCACTTTAGAAGCAGCTTGTACTTTTAAGAAAAATCGAATAATTACTGTATTTCAGCCTCATCGCTATACTCGCATTTTCTATCTTAGAGACAAATTTGCTGATGCTTTTACTCTGGCAGATAAACTGTTAGTGACCGATATTTACTCAGCAGACGAGAAGCCTATAAAAGGAGTTAATGGTTGCATGCTTTATGAGGAGATAGTGAAGAAGGTGGGTAATGCAAAAGATATTTTGTTCCTGAAAAGAGAAAAAATAATACCCTACCTGTTAAATACAGTAAAAAAAGATGATTTGGTTCTTATTTTAGGTGCTGGAGATATTACCAAAGTGACTGATGAATTGTTAAGGAGACTTGATATTAGATGTTGA
- the murF gene encoding UDP-N-acetylmuramoyl-tripeptide--D-alanyl-D-alanine ligase gives MLEIRAEEILKITKGELLQGQSKTVFRGISTDSRSIRAENIFVALKGPNFDGHDFIREVLSKGTRGAIVESQMSIGEDPEFCIIRVQDTFEALRKIAYFHRSKFKLPVIAVTGSNGKTTVKEMIYHLLSPFFSVLKTPYNYNNQIGLASTLLEIDSYHKVAVLELGINHQGEMEVLRDMVRPNIAVFTNIGKTHLEFLESTSGVLKEKMHLVSNFNRDNTIVFNNDETLLRENFLQRRSNLSLLSFGLENDADFKGEFLFCSDAEVRFRVRNVYFNLPLIGKHNIYNALAAIAVGALLGISLKDMAFHLKNFCPQKMRMNIFRIKKKNASLNKEEEFIVIDDTYNANPNSVMSAIEALSCFKTGGRKIVVMADMLELGNYSYKCHREIGLFLGSNKDIDILLTLGNYSQEISEVATSLAKIREIRHLNSHLEIIEFLKDTINDGDVLLVKGSRGMRMEEVVKGVMEIDKIVVS, from the coding sequence ATGTTAGAGATAAGAGCGGAAGAAATTTTGAAGATTACAAAAGGAGAATTGCTCCAGGGCCAGAGTAAAACTGTCTTTAGAGGAATTAGCACTGATTCACGTTCAATTAGAGCAGAAAATATTTTTGTAGCTTTAAAAGGGCCAAATTTTGACGGCCATGATTTTATCAGGGAGGTTCTGTCTAAAGGAACAAGAGGAGCTATTGTAGAAAGTCAAATGAGCATTGGAGAAGATCCCGAATTTTGCATCATTAGGGTGCAAGATACTTTCGAAGCTTTAAGAAAGATTGCTTATTTCCATCGTAGTAAGTTTAAGTTACCAGTTATCGCCGTAACGGGGAGTAATGGAAAAACTACGGTAAAAGAGATGATCTATCATCTACTTTCTCCTTTTTTTTCTGTTTTGAAGACTCCCTACAATTACAACAATCAAATTGGATTAGCTTCTACTCTTCTTGAGATAGATAGTTATCATAAAGTAGCAGTCCTTGAATTAGGAATAAATCATCAAGGCGAGATGGAGGTTTTGCGGGATATGGTAAGGCCTAATATAGCAGTATTTACTAACATCGGAAAAACCCATCTGGAATTTTTAGAAAGCACTTCAGGAGTCTTAAAAGAAAAGATGCATCTGGTCAGTAATTTTAATAGAGATAATACAATTGTTTTTAATAATGATGAAACTCTTTTAAGAGAAAATTTTTTGCAGCGTAGAAGTAATTTATCTCTTCTAAGTTTCGGTTTAGAAAATGATGCAGATTTTAAGGGAGAGTTTTTGTTCTGTTCAGATGCTGAAGTGCGGTTCAGGGTTAGAAATGTATACTTCAATCTTCCTCTTATTGGAAAACACAATATTTATAATGCCCTGGCGGCTATAGCAGTAGGAGCTCTTTTGGGAATTTCTCTCAAAGATATGGCATTTCATTTGAAAAATTTCTGTCCTCAAAAGATGCGGATGAATATTTTTAGAATAAAAAAGAAAAACGCCAGTCTTAATAAAGAAGAAGAATTCATTGTTATAGATGATACTTACAATGCTAATCCAAACTCTGTAATGTCTGCAATTGAAGCACTCTCTTGTTTTAAGACGGGGGGGAGAAAGATTGTAGTAATGGCGGATATGTTGGAATTAGGTAATTATTCTTATAAATGTCATCGGGAGATAGGTTTGTTTCTAGGGAGTAATAAAGATATAGATATTTTGTTGACTTTAGGTAATTATTCCCAAGAGATAAGCGAAGTGGCAACTTCATTAGCAAAAATTAGAGAAATTAGACATCTTAATTCGCACCTAGAGATTATAGAATTTCTTAAAGATACTATAAATGATGGTGATGTGTTATTGGTTAAAGGTTCGCGGGGAATGCGTATGGAAGAAGTTGTAAAAGGGGTAATGGAAATAGATAAAATCGTCGTATCTTAA
- the murG gene encoding undecaprenyldiphospho-muramoylpentapeptide beta-N-acetylglucosaminyltransferase: MERILVVGGGSGGHLFPAFALVYEMQKRKKSFEIMFVISGRAEEKRIANYIKEKIPNIKILIIPIFPFKRGGFCEWFRFISNTIRGVIYSFLLVLLSHPRVVVGFGGILSLPLILSAFLLRIPTLVHEQNVYPGKANRLLSYFANVIAVSFEDTKQYLRRSQLIFTGNPLRPDLLVMDREKALSSLGLEASFFTILILGGSQGANVINNYFLNLCEKIIKENIKIQIIHLTGLKDLEWVAERYKKLGILAKVFPFYEDMGALYSSADLVIGRAGASTLNELSFFAKPAVVIPYPYAEKHQFLNALYYSQRNSLFFIDEKDLNQEKTYYFICDIIKNKEKRHSLSEGIKKLNNSLATKLLADTVEGLLKR; encoded by the coding sequence ATGGAAAGAATATTAGTAGTTGGAGGGGGAAGTGGAGGACATCTCTTTCCGGCTTTTGCCTTGGTTTACGAAATGCAAAAAAGAAAGAAATCTTTTGAGATTATGTTTGTTATTTCTGGGCGAGCTGAAGAAAAGAGGATAGCTAATTATATTAAAGAGAAAATTCCTAATATCAAGATATTAATCATTCCTATTTTTCCTTTTAAAAGGGGAGGATTTTGTGAATGGTTTAGGTTCATTTCTAATACTATACGAGGGGTTATCTATTCGTTCTTGTTGGTTTTACTTTCTCATCCTCGAGTAGTAGTGGGCTTTGGAGGAATTCTTTCTTTACCCTTGATTCTTTCTGCTTTCTTATTGCGCATACCCACATTAGTTCATGAACAGAATGTTTATCCGGGCAAAGCAAATCGTTTGCTTTCTTATTTTGCCAATGTAATAGCGGTTAGTTTTGAAGATACGAAACAATATCTTAGAAGAAGCCAGCTTATATTTACCGGTAATCCTCTTCGACCGGACTTATTAGTTATGGATAGGGAAAAAGCTTTATCCAGTCTTGGACTTGAAGCCTCTTTTTTTACTATTCTTATATTAGGAGGTAGTCAGGGGGCAAACGTTATCAATAATTATTTTCTTAATCTATGTGAGAAGATAATAAAAGAAAATATTAAAATACAGATTATTCATCTTACTGGTTTAAAGGATTTAGAATGGGTAGCGGAAAGGTATAAAAAATTAGGTATCCTTGCTAAAGTTTTTCCCTTCTATGAAGATATGGGAGCCCTCTATAGCTCAGCGGACTTAGTTATTGGAAGGGCAGGTGCTTCTACTTTGAATGAGTTATCTTTTTTTGCCAAACCCGCAGTTGTAATTCCCTATCCTTATGCCGAAAAGCACCAGTTTCTGAATGCGCTCTATTATAGCCAAAGAAACAGTCTTTTTTTTATAGACGAGAAAGATTTAAATCAAGAAAAGACTTATTATTTTATCTGTGATATAATAAAAAACAAGGAGAAGAGACATTCATTGAGCGAAGGTATTAAGAAACTAAACAATTCATTGGCGACTAAGTTATTAGCGGATACTGTGGAAGGATTGTTGAAGAGATAA
- the murB gene encoding UDP-N-acetylmuramate dehydrogenase — MLIKTDLNLSQAIKNLGIKGRVINGEELRSHTTIKIGGRAEVFVDPSSILDIEKIIVFANSNQIPCFILGGGSKVLFPDETLKGIVLNFKNHFLKNIEFCEEFIKVGSGVSTKELLRWMIENSWGGWEFLAGIPCSLGGAVCLNAGVREIPDGEKHIQIGDFVKMVKVMDRFGKVMILDKEDLKFDYRTSNLRGFIILEIGLVKGEKKDASLIKKRIIAFLNYRKKTQELGLPSAGCVFKNPLDVKRSSGELIELSGMKGKRMGDVVVSKKHANFFINLGRATAKDFLLLMELIQNRVKSDHGVWLEPEINVVRNL; from the coding sequence ATGTTGATTAAGACCGATTTGAATTTAAGCCAAGCGATAAAAAATCTGGGTATCAAAGGAAGGGTAATTAACGGTGAAGAGCTAAGAAGTCATACTACTATAAAAATAGGGGGCAGGGCAGAAGTTTTTGTTGACCCGTCTTCTATATTAGATATAGAAAAGATTATTGTCTTTGCTAACAGTAACCAAATTCCCTGTTTTATCTTAGGAGGAGGAAGCAAGGTGTTATTTCCTGATGAGACATTGAAAGGTATAGTGTTAAATTTTAAAAATCATTTTTTAAAAAATATAGAATTTTGTGAAGAATTTATAAAAGTAGGAAGTGGAGTCAGTACAAAAGAGCTTCTAAGATGGATGATAGAGAATTCTTGGGGAGGATGGGAGTTCCTGGCAGGAATTCCCTGTTCTTTGGGAGGTGCGGTATGTTTAAATGCGGGGGTAAGAGAAATTCCTGATGGAGAGAAACATATTCAGATAGGTGATTTTGTAAAGATGGTCAAAGTAATGGATAGATTTGGGAAGGTGATGATTTTAGATAAAGAAGATTTAAAGTTTGATTATCGCACAAGTAATCTTCGAGGATTTATTATCTTAGAGATTGGTTTGGTAAAAGGAGAAAAGAAAGATGCCTCTTTAATAAAAAAGAGGATAATCGCGTTTTTAAATTATCGAAAGAAAACACAGGAACTGGGATTGCCTAGCGCGGGTTGTGTTTTTAAGAATCCTTTGGATGTAAAGAGGAGTAGTGGGGAGTTAATTGAACTATCGGGCATGAAAGGAAAACGAATGGGAGATGTAGTAGTTTCTAAAAAACATGCCAATTTCTTTATAAATTTAGGCAGAGCCACCGCAAAAGACTTTCTTCTCCTCATGGAGTTGATACAGAATAGGGTGAAATCCGACCATGGTGTGTGGCTTGAACCAGAGATTAATGTAGTAAGAAATTTATAG
- the mraY gene encoding phospho-N-acetylmuramoyl-pentapeptide-transferase, translating to MFYFLHFFRSFCSGLNIFRYITVRAAFGSITAFFICLILTYRLTKLLKTHSIKEPLRDEKDFILHDNFKHKEGTPGMGGIAIISAIVLSTLFWADIFNPYIRLSLLSVVYLGLLGFWDDYLKFIKGNSKGLKPRWKFLGQIILGILVGITFYFDPAIDHHLEFPFLKGIFLDLGIFYIVFSILVIVGSSNAVNLTDGLDGLAIGSIVMVGLAYTAMCYISGNYRLSHYLMVSYIPGSGELTVFMACLVGASLGFLWHNCYPATIFMGDTGALALGGIIGLIALMVKKELLLILVGGIFVAEALSVILQVFSFRWRKKRIFLMAPLHHHFQLKKLAEPKIIIRFWIIAGILALLSLTTLKIR from the coding sequence ATGTTTTATTTTCTTCATTTTTTTCGTTCATTTTGTTCAGGACTAAATATATTCCGCTATATTACTGTACGTGCTGCTTTTGGGAGCATTACTGCTTTCTTTATCTGCCTCATATTGACCTATAGACTGACCAAGTTATTAAAGACACATAGCATAAAAGAGCCTTTACGCGATGAAAAGGATTTTATTCTCCACGATAATTTTAAACATAAAGAAGGGACTCCCGGGATGGGGGGTATAGCTATAATATCTGCTATTGTTTTAAGTACTTTATTTTGGGCTGATATTTTTAATCCTTATATTCGCTTGAGTTTACTTTCCGTAGTCTATCTAGGGTTGCTTGGTTTTTGGGATGATTATCTTAAATTTATAAAAGGTAATTCTAAAGGATTGAAACCAAGATGGAAGTTTTTAGGTCAGATTATCCTTGGGATTTTGGTAGGGATAACTTTCTATTTTGACCCTGCTATAGACCATCATTTGGAATTCCCTTTTTTAAAAGGGATTTTCTTAGACCTTGGTATTTTTTATATTGTTTTTTCCATTCTGGTTATTGTGGGTTCGTCTAACGCTGTTAATCTTACTGACGGTTTGGATGGATTAGCTATAGGTTCTATTGTAATGGTAGGTTTGGCTTATACGGCTATGTGTTATATTAGCGGCAATTATCGTTTGAGCCATTACCTTATGGTTTCCTACATTCCCGGTTCAGGTGAGCTTACTGTGTTTATGGCTTGTCTTGTGGGAGCGAGTCTCGGTTTCCTTTGGCATAATTGTTACCCTGCTACTATATTCATGGGCGATACAGGTGCTCTTGCTTTAGGGGGTATTATTGGTCTCATAGCTTTGATGGTAAAAAAGGAACTTCTTTTGATTCTTGTAGGTGGTATATTTGTAGCGGAAGCTCTTTCTGTTATCCTCCAGGTTTTTTCTTTTCGTTGGAGAAAAAAGAGGATTTTTCTCATGGCACCTTTACATCATCATTTTCAACTTAAAAAGTTGGCAGAACCCAAGATAATTATTCGTTTCTGGATAATTGCCGGTATTTTGGCCCTTTTGAGCTTAACTACTTTGAAAATTCGTTAA
- a CDS encoding D-alanine--D-alanine ligase — MGGPSPEHEISLKSGTAVFNALKELGLEAVSVVLPRDLEERVSNLEGLFKELLDDSRIDVVFNTLHGNFGEDGTFQKILENLKVPYTGSNSKASYLGMDKIASRRIFEDADIPVPSYRILDKRKSVRIDFSLPLVVKPARGGSSIGVSIVEEKEHLQKAIDLAFNYDERIIIEEYIQGKEITVAILEDRALPVIQIVPQRKFYSYEAKYKDRETGYLLPAPIGKDLQEKAKINAVKAHRALGCSGFSRVDMILSKEGIPVVLEVNTIPGLTSRSLLPKAAQAEDISFPYLCLKILESAWVK, encoded by the coding sequence ATGGGAGGACCTTCTCCGGAACACGAAATTTCCTTAAAATCGGGAACAGCTGTATTTAATGCTTTGAAAGAACTAGGTTTAGAAGCGGTTTCCGTCGTTCTTCCTCGGGATTTAGAAGAAAGGGTTAGTAATCTAGAAGGTTTATTCAAAGAACTCTTAGACGACTCAAGGATTGATGTCGTTTTTAATACTCTGCATGGTAATTTTGGCGAAGATGGAACCTTCCAGAAGATTCTTGAAAATCTAAAGGTTCCTTATACAGGTTCTAACAGCAAAGCGAGTTACTTAGGAATGGATAAGATTGCTTCTCGAAGAATTTTTGAAGATGCCGATATTCCTGTGCCAAGTTACAGGATATTGGATAAACGCAAATCTGTTCGAATTGATTTTTCTTTACCTTTGGTAGTAAAACCGGCAAGAGGGGGATCAAGTATAGGAGTGTCTATAGTGGAGGAAAAAGAACATTTGCAGAAAGCAATAGATTTAGCTTTTAACTATGATGAGAGGATAATAATTGAAGAATATATTCAGGGTAAAGAGATTACGGTAGCGATTTTAGAAGATAGAGCTTTGCCTGTTATTCAAATTGTTCCCCAAAGAAAGTTTTATAGTTACGAAGCTAAATATAAGGATCGAGAAACAGGGTATCTCTTGCCCGCCCCGATAGGAAAAGATTTACAGGAGAAGGCAAAAATTAATGCCGTTAAGGCACACCGAGCTTTGGGGTGCAGTGGTTTTTCTCGGGTGGATATGATTTTGAGTAAAGAAGGAATTCCTGTGGTACTGGAAGTAAATACAATACCGGGATTGACTTCGCGAAGTCTCTTGCCTAAAGCTGCGCAGGCAGAGGATATTTCTTTTCCGTATCTTTGCCTTAAAATTCTTGAATCAGCATGGGTGAAGTGA
- the ftsW gene encoding putative lipid II flippase FtsW — MREIRRRIFFVTVILLAIGVVMIYSASGVFAYERLHDSAYYLKRHLFYLFLGMFVFYFFLQWDYSLLRKYSRLLIMISFLLLIAVLIPGIGQSIGGARRWFKFGIFSFQPSELAKFSLLVYTADFFVRKKNLIKSNFYNLIPLMLVTFLMAGIILIQPDMGTAFLVGVILLIFMIVFGVGLRCIFNLILISLPILFIAIFSTPYRRKRILAFLDPWADPRGTGFQIVQSLVAFGSGGILGRGLGQSRQKLLYLPAAHTDFIFSILGEELGLLGALLVIILFGILFWEAFKIPFRIQDEFGQFLSLGIISILAIQVLVNIGVTVGVLPTKGLPLPFISYGGSALIFNLAYVALLLNIAREKKRIRWKEY, encoded by the coding sequence ATGCGCGAAATAAGGAGAAGGATATTTTTTGTTACAGTTATTTTACTTGCCATTGGTGTAGTGATGATTTATTCTGCTTCGGGGGTATTCGCCTACGAGCGTCTTCACGATAGTGCTTATTATCTAAAGAGGCATCTTTTTTATCTTTTTTTAGGTATGTTTGTTTTCTATTTTTTTCTCCAATGGGATTATTCTCTTTTAAGAAAATACAGCAGGCTTCTTATAATGATTTCTTTTTTGCTTCTGATAGCGGTGCTTATTCCAGGAATAGGGCAGTCTATTGGAGGAGCAAGAAGATGGTTTAAGTTTGGTATTTTCAGTTTTCAACCTTCCGAATTAGCAAAGTTTTCTCTATTGGTGTATACCGCTGATTTTTTTGTGCGCAAAAAAAATCTGATAAAGAGTAATTTTTATAACCTTATTCCTCTAATGTTGGTTACCTTTCTGATGGCGGGTATTATTTTGATTCAGCCCGATATGGGTACGGCTTTTCTGGTAGGAGTTATTCTTTTAATTTTTATGATTGTTTTTGGGGTGGGGTTGAGATGTATTTTCAATTTAATACTGATTTCTTTGCCTATTCTTTTTATAGCTATATTCTCTACCCCCTATCGAAGAAAGAGAATTCTTGCTTTTTTAGACCCTTGGGCTGATCCACGGGGTACAGGTTTTCAGATAGTTCAGTCATTAGTCGCTTTCGGTTCAGGAGGTATTTTAGGGAGAGGGCTTGGCCAGAGCAGGCAGAAACTTTTATATCTTCCCGCTGCTCATACTGATTTTATTTTTTCTATATTGGGGGAGGAATTAGGTCTTCTGGGAGCACTTTTGGTAATAATCCTCTTCGGGATTCTTTTTTGGGAAGCCTTCAAAATACCTTTTCGGATACAAGACGAGTTTGGTCAATTCCTTAGCCTTGGGATTATTTCTATTTTAGCTATACAGGTTTTGGTTAATATAGGAGTTACAGTAGGGGTATTACCTACGAAAGGCTTGCCCCTGCCTTTTATCAGTTATGGAGGTTCTGCTCTCATCTTTAACCTCGCCTATGTTGCTTTGCTTTTAAATATTGCCCGGGAGAAGAAAAGGATTAGATGGAAAGAATATTAG